A genomic segment from Malus domestica chromosome 05, GDT2T_hap1 encodes:
- the LOC103421273 gene encoding disease resistance protein RPM1-like, whose protein sequence is MAEIAIPLALVLIENFKIPNLNLSSDARADVKRAKTILRRMRAYLTDCSSKQIGESSQVFQNHAKEVQDEVYDIEDALSMFLVKIPHHYHSNLISRSAHNAKHYPSEWIARIQLSRMLKQIEERFPPNLDSLIDRLQIANTGSEEDNNNLAYHQVVEEDEIVGFETAITKLIQQLREEECISQGHLMISIVGPGGSGKTTLVKNVYERRSVQAAFDCHAFVEVPRSFELRMLLLTMLRKFEAQSMQEPVAEHHHHPEEKLRQILEKKKYLVVLDNVWSEQDLTRIVNALPKGLSGSKIITTTRDSNIVASWHTSSDDYIHDLSNGLSSKEANKLFCKKAFHGNWDNCPKELVELAQIIISDCGGLPLAISTFGTFLAWQKPRNFVKWKKFHDSFGSNLQIVSQAWEPSYRDLPYHLKSCLLYFSMFPEDNSIKRERLIRLWVAEGFVKQGGRATMEEVADGYLNQLIGRKLVDVSSREIDGQVRSCRVSNLVCKFIMSKVEGFVTVLESSNTRASTSSTNSGEKIRRLSAHYVSIKDLLRRGGELNQTRTLLVFGPSQQAQCDEVGRVLNTLKYLRVLDLKGIPLEDFPKSISGLILLKYISMRKTKIKRVPSSINRLAHLETLDLKHTQVTKLPEEIYKLYNMRHLLVSRGCDGDDDGPAQGVEISAGNIGALSELQKLSLIKVGNNRTILKALAELTGLRKLGLTDLIIEHGTELCCAIEKMGSLSTLELRSTNEEEYLELDHHMESPPRSLERLSLKGRLRCLPQWVPMLDSVVKISLMGSKLDADANPLKPLQALPNMMELHLVCYYTGQVLEFEAKTFMKLKILSIKQFDQLHTMKVESGAMPNLKKVTLSNCKSLNLPPLGMEGLRELEELFLHDMPTVLIAKLQRDGEDRQAVEHIPVIHSFNLRTGFQNLSQATARG, encoded by the exons ATGGCTGAAATTGCCATTCCACTAGCACTGGTGCTAATTGAAAATTTCAAGATTCCCAACCTCAATCTTTCAAGCGATGCCAGGGCTGATGTTAAAAGAGCCAAGACAATTTTGCGGAGGATGCGAGCCTATCTGACGGACTGCTCATCGAAACAGATCGGTGAAAGCTCCCAAGTGTTTCAAAATCATGCAAAAGAGGTCCAAGATGAAGTTTACGACATTGAGGATGCTCTTTCCATGTTTTTGGTTAAGATTCCTCATCACTACCATAGCAATTTAATCTCTAGATCTGCTCACAACGCTAAACATTACCCTTCTGAATGGATAGCACGCATACAGTTGTCGCGCATGCTCAAACAAATCGAAGAAAGGTTTCCACCAAATTTAGATTCACTTATTGACCGCCTACAAATTGCCAACACAGGATCTGAAGAAGATAATAATAATTTGGCTTATCACCAAGttgtggaagaagatgaaattgTGGGGTTTGAGACGGCTATCACAAAACTCATCCAACAGTTGAGAGAAGAAGAATGTATCAGTCAAGGGCATCTCATGATTTCAATTGTTGGTCCTGGTGGCTCAGGCAAAACCACCCTAGTAAAAAATGTTTATGAGAGAAGAAGCGTGCAGGCTGCCTTTGATTGCCATGCTTTTGTTGAAGTGCCGCGCTCCTTTGAATTGCGAATGCTCTTGCTAACCATGCTGAGAAAATTTGAAGCCCAAAGTATGCAGGAACCTGTAGCTGAGCATCATCATCATCCTGAAGAGAAATTGAGACAAATTCTGGAGAAAAAGAAGTATTTGgtggttttggataatgtttggaGCGAACAAGATTTGACACGTATAGTAAATGCTCTGCCAAAAGGTTTGTCTGGGAGTAAAATAATCACAACTACTCGGGACTCTAATATTGTAGCCTCTTGGCATACAAGTTCTGACGATTATATCCATGATTTGAGTAACGGATTATCCTCCAAAGAAGCCAATAAACTATTCTGCAAAAAGGCTTTTCACGGAAATTGGGACAACTGTCCAAAAGAGCTTGTGGAGTTGGCTCAAATAATCATCAGTGATTGTGGAGGCCTGCCCCTTGCAATTTCTACATTCGGTACTTTCCTAGCTTGGCAGAAGCCACGGAATTTTGTGAAGTGGAAGAAGTTCCATGATAGCTTTGGCTCCAATCTTCAGATTGTTAGTCAAGCTTGGGAGCCAAGTTATAGGGACCTGCCATACCATCTCAAAAGTTGTTTGTTGTACTTCAGCATGTTTCCAGAAGACAACTCTATCAAGCGTGAGAGGCTAATTCGCTTGTGGGTAGCCGAAGGATTTGTGAAGCAAGGAGGGAGAGCCACCATGGAGGAGGTTGCAGATGGTTATCTAAATCAACTCATCGGTAGAAAGTTGGTTGATGTGAGTTCAAGAGAGATCGATGGACAAGTAAGGAGTTGTCGTGTTTCCAACCTCGTTTGCAAGTTCATCATGTCAAAAGTGGAGGGTTTTGTCACTGTGTTGGAATCAAGCAACACTCGGGCAAGTACTAGCAGTACTAATTCAGGTGAGAAAATCCGACGCCTTTCTGCACATTATGTTTCTATAAAAGATTTAttaagaagaggtggagaattGAATCAAACACGTACCTTACTAGTGTTTGGCCCTTCCCAGCAGGCTCAATGTGATGAGGTTGGAAGGGTACTTAATACTCTTAAATATTTAAGGGTTTTAGATTTGAAAGGCATTCCTTTAGAGGACTTTCCAAAATCTATTTCTGGTCTCATTCTCTTAAAGTACATAAGTATGaggaaaaccaaaatcaaaagaGTCCCAAGTTCCATAAACCGGCTTGCTCATTTGGAAACTTTAGATCTTAAGCACACCCAGGTGACCAAATTACCAGAAGAGATTTATAAGCTCTACAATATGCGCCATCTTTTAGTGAGTCGTGGCtgtgatggtgatgatgatggaCCCGCTCAAGGAGTAGAGATTTCTGCAGGCAACATTGGAGCTTTATCCGAATTACAAAAGTTGTCACTGATTAAGGTGGGAAACAACAGAACAATACTAAAAGCCTTAGCAGAACTAACTGGTCTCAGAAAGTTGGGCTTGACAGATCTCATAATTGAACATGGAACAGAGTTGTGTTGCGCTATTGAGAAAATGGGAAGTCTTTCAACACTTGAATTGAGATCAACAAACGAGGAGGAATATCTTGAGTTGGATCATCATATGGAATCCCCTCCTCGGTCTCTAGAACGCCTCAGTTTGAAAGGGAGGCTAAGATGTTTGCCGCAATGGGTTCCCATGCTTGATAGTGTAGTGAAGATTTCCCTAATGGGGTCAAAACTTGATGCTGATGCCAACCCACTCAAGCCCCTTCAAGCATTGCCGAATATGATGGAGCTTCATTTGGTTTGCTATTATACCGGACAAGTGTTAGAATTTGAGGCTAAAACGTTCATGAAGCTAAAGATATTAAGTATCAAACAATTTGATCAACTACATACCATGAAAGTTGAGTCTGGAGCAATGCCTAATCTTAAGAAGGTAACCCTGTCCAATTGTAAGAGTTTGAATTTACCTCCACTCGGCATGGAGGGTCTACGGGAACTCGAGGAACTGTTTCTCCATGACATGCCCACTGTACTCATTGCCAAGCTTCAAAGGGATGGTGAAGATCGTCAGGCGGTTGAGCATATTCCAGTCATCCATTCTTTTAATCTCAGGACTGGATTCCAAAATCTTTCTCAA GCAACAGCGCGGGGGTGA
- the LOC114825146 gene encoding disease resistance protein RPM1-like has product MAEIAVPVALFLADKVIMFLDKKFGRSSINNNNPCDDVGRARSCLERMRAYLSDHSSAELSAYDGGSQQFQARVKEIRNIAYEIEDVLDEFLLHVPHQFHNDVSQKLHDAVKFFTVQKASREFSDRIQNIDKKLNFVFTLDKIPQFPGRDQESRPSSSTTRHGDSTVTHHNQFLEEEEMVGFEKPKEKLISQLMKGDPRFPNISLVGPGGSGKTTLLKNVFKSKKVQRFFECHAWIDVPRDLCARKLDELLLNMLSKFDPKGRRKESVNHEDLVRALKGKKFVVVLDNVWSKQDLERIVNVLPNDLPGTGSKIVITTRYSEVASSHANSSYIHNMSKVLSWEQAWNLFCRKAFHKSEGKCPTQILDCAEKIVKKCEGLPLAISAVGTLLATKRPTPLDWKKLHESLGSNVPIITQILEPSYKDLPSHLKTCFLYFGMFPEDYSISRERLIRLWVAEGFVMQSRSRKLMEEVAGGYLNDLIGRNLVHVSSREVDGRVRSCRVLNLVREFIIEKAENFITVSLAANCRGTAPGEKIRHLSVHDVRKGNNFSSGTDLSCTRTMLLSGQGSYDSELERLLKTFKFLKVLDLQGINLDNFPDSVFGLTLLRYISLRHTDIKEVPKSIKKLGFLETSDLKHTKVTNLPKQIYKLRNLHHLLVYRYDVTNYVTFEAARSVELSAGNISSLSSIQKLSLISVKNNRKIITALRELKGLRKLGLTDLQKEDGRKLCCSLHEMEQLSTLDVRSTSEEDFLDLDHGEFRPDFLQRLYLKGRLERLPMWISKLHSVVKIGLKWSKLQANENPLEALQALPELMELDLVQYHTGAELKFKAETFNKLKILHIEQFDQLNKMVVENGAMPKL; this is encoded by the coding sequence ATGGCTGAAATTGCCGTACCAGTAGCGTTGTTTCTGGCGGACAAAGTGATAATGTTCCTCGACAAAAAATTCGGCCGATCgagcattaataataataatccctGTGATGATGTTGGAAGAGCCAGAAGCTGTTTAGAGAGGATGCGCGCATATCTTAGTGACCACTCATCAGCAGAACTGTCTGCTTACGATGGAGGGTCTCAACAGTTTCAAGCTCGTGTAAAAGAGATCCGAAATATAGCTTATGAAATTGAAGACGTTCTTGACGAATTTCTGCTTCATGTCCCTCATCAATTCCACAACGACGTCTCTCAGAAGCTACACGATGCTGTGAAATTTTTCACGGTACAGAAAGCAAGCCGTGAGTTCTCGGACAGAATTCAAAATATTGACAAGAAGCTAAATTTTGTTTTCACTCTTGATAAAATTCCACAATTTCCGGGACGAGATCAAGAAAGTCGCCCAAGTTCCAGCACCACAAGACATGGAGATAGCACGGTGACTCATCATAACCAattccttgaagaagaagaaatggtaGGGTTTGAGAAGCCTAAAGAAAAACTCATCAGTCAGTTGATGAAAGGAGATCCAAGGTTTCCGAATATCTCGCTTGTAGGTCCTGGTGGCTCAGGCAAAACCACTCTTTTGAAGAATGTCTTCAAGAGCAAAAAGGTCCAACGGTTTTTTGAATGCCATGCTTGGATTGATGTGCCGCGTGACTTGTGTGCCCGTAAACTTGATGAGCTCTTGCTCAACATGTTAAGCAAATTTGATCCAAAAGGCAGAAGGAAGGAATCAGTTAATCATGAAGATTTGGTAAGAGCTTTGAAGGGCAAGAAGTTTGTGGTCGTGTTAGATAATGTTTGGAGCAAACAAGATTTGGAACGCATTGTAAATGTTTTACCAAATGATTTACCTGGGACTGGGAGTAAAATAGTCATAACTACTCGTTACTCTGAAGTAGCGTCTTCTCATGCAAACTCTTCGTACATCCACAATATGAGCAAAGTGTTGTCATGGGAACAAGCTTGGAATCTATTCTGCCGAAAGGCTTTTCACAAGAGCGAAGGAAAGTGTCCAACCCAGATTTTGGACTGCGCAGAGAAAATCGTCAAGAAGTGTGAAGGCTTGCCCCTTGCAATTTCTGCTGTTGGTACTTTGCTAGCAACGAAGCGACCAACTCCACTTGATTGGAAGAAGTTACATGAGAGCCTTGGATCAAATGTTCCCATTATTACCCAAATATTGGAGCCAAGTTACAAGGACCTTCCAAGCCATCTTAAGACTTGTTTCTTGTACTTTGGCATGTTTCCTGAAGACTACTCCATTAGCCGTGAAAGGCTAATTCGCTTGTGGGTAGCTGAAGGATTTGTGATGCAGAGCAGATCAAGAAAACTAATGGAGGAGGTTGCAGGAGGCTATCTGAATGATCTCATTGGAAGAAATTTAGTTCATGTGAGTTCAAGGGAAGTCGATGGAAGAGTCAGAAGCTGCCGTGTACTGAACCTCGTTCGCGAGTTCATCATTGAAAAAGCGGAGAATTTCATCACTGTCTCGTTGGCAGCAAACTGCAGAGGTACTGCTCCAGGTGAGAAAATTCGACACCTTTCTGTTCATGATGTTCGTAAGGGCAACAATTTTTCAAGTGGTACAGATTTGAGTTGTACTCGTACCATGCTATTAAGTGGGCAGGGAAGTTATGATTCCGAGCTTGAAAGACTACTTAAAACCTTTAAATTTTTAAAGGTTTTAGATTTGCAAGGGATAAATTTGGACAACTTTCCCGATTCTGTTTTTGGTCTCACCCTCTTGAGGTACATAAGTCTAAGGCACACCGATATTAAAGAAGTGCCAAAGTCCATAAAGAAGCTTGGATTCTTGGAAACCTCAGACCTTAAGCACACAAAAGTGACCAATTTACCAAAACAGATTTATAAGCTCCGCAATTTGCACCACCTTTTAGTCTATCGCTATGATGTCACGAATTATGTGACATTTGAAGCTGCAAGAAGCGTAGAGCTCTCTGCAGGCAACATTTCATCTTTATCCTCCATACAAAAGTTGTCACTAATTAGTGtaaaaaataacagaaaaatCATAACAGCCTTACGAGAGTTGAAAGGTCTTAGGAAACTGGGGTTGACCGATCTTCAAAAAGAAGATGGAAGGAAGTTGTGTTGTTCTCTTCATGAAATGGAGCAGCTCTCGACATTGGATGTACGATCAACGAGCGAGGAGGACTTTCTGGATTTGGATCATGGTGAATTTCGTCCTGACTTTCTGCAACGCCTATATTTGAAAGGGCGCCTAGAAAGGCTGCCAATGTGGATTTCCAAACTTCACAGCGTAGTAAAGATTGGTTTAAAGTGGTCAAAACTTCAGGCTAATGAAAACCCACTTGAGGCCCTTCAAGCTTTGCCTGAGCTGATGGAGCTCGATTTGGTTCAGTATCACACCGGTGCAGAGTTGAAATTCAAAGCTGAAACGTTCAACAAGCTAAAGATATTACATATTGAACAGTTTGATCAGCTAAATAAGATGGTAGTCGAGAACGGGGCAATGCCTAAGCTGTAA